In the Paludisphaera rhizosphaerae genome, one interval contains:
- a CDS encoding cyanophycinase — MTRNDVFVRSLVIILGLGAILGGSEGRSEELVGHLVICGGGGLPDAVRGKFVELAGGPKARIVVVPTASEDADADGPALDEFLAPWRKHGAASVKLLHTRSRAEADKPEFVAALDDADAVWFSGGDQSRVTDAYLGTATDAAFRKVLARGGVLGGTSAGAALMTRVMITGGTEKASVGTGFGFLPGVVVDQHALRRSRLNRLLGVLGDHPEVAAGVAIDESTALIVDLGAKRWEVGGASYVVVLKPSKAAAPLRIDVLHAGQGGELGSWDVKDRVIQQNR; from the coding sequence ATGACCAGGAACGATGTATTCGTCCGTAGTCTGGTGATCATTCTTGGGCTCGGAGCGATCCTCGGTGGATCGGAAGGCCGGAGCGAAGAGCTCGTCGGCCATCTCGTGATTTGCGGCGGGGGCGGACTGCCCGACGCCGTCCGCGGCAAGTTCGTCGAACTGGCGGGCGGTCCGAAGGCCCGGATCGTCGTCGTCCCCACGGCCAGCGAGGACGCCGACGCCGACGGCCCGGCTCTGGACGAGTTCCTGGCGCCCTGGCGCAAGCACGGTGCCGCTTCCGTCAAGCTCCTCCACACTCGATCGCGGGCCGAGGCCGATAAACCCGAGTTCGTCGCCGCTCTCGACGATGCGGACGCCGTTTGGTTCAGCGGCGGCGACCAGTCGCGTGTGACCGACGCCTATCTCGGCACCGCCACCGACGCCGCCTTCCGCAAGGTCCTCGCTCGCGGGGGGGTCCTCGGCGGGACCTCGGCCGGCGCGGCGTTGATGACCCGCGTGATGATTACTGGCGGAACCGAGAAGGCCTCCGTTGGAACCGGATTCGGATTCCTGCCCGGCGTCGTCGTGGATCAGCACGCGCTTCGACGCAGCCGGCTCAACCGGCTCCTCGGCGTCCTGGGCGACCATCCGGAAGTAGCCGCGGGGGTGGCGATCGACGAGTCCACGGCGCTCATCGTCGATCTCGGAGCCAAACGCTGGGAGGTGGGAGGAGCCTCTTACGTCGTCGTCTTGAAACCCTCGAAAGCCGCCGCCCCTCTCCGAATCGACGTCCTCCACGCTGGACAGGGCGGGGAACTCGGATCGTGGGACGTCAAGGATCGCGTCATTCAGCAGAATCGCTGA
- the rbsD gene encoding D-ribose pyranase yields the protein MKRGGILNPAICSLLAELGHTDELLIVDAAYPLPGDAHVIDLTLTPGIPRLLDVLRAVAEELVIDAIAVPFEIKDHSPRLFQEILKCVGEVDVDEIPYHEFKEQSLDVKGIIRTAEFSPYASVRIVAGSAY from the coding sequence ATGAAGCGAGGAGGCATTCTCAATCCGGCGATCTGCTCACTGCTCGCCGAGCTGGGGCATACCGATGAGCTTCTGATCGTCGACGCCGCCTATCCGCTGCCCGGCGACGCCCACGTCATCGACCTGACCCTTACGCCTGGAATACCCCGTCTGCTGGACGTGCTTCGCGCCGTGGCTGAGGAATTGGTCATCGACGCGATCGCAGTCCCCTTTGAGATCAAGGACCATAGCCCCCGGCTGTTCCAGGAGATCCTCAAGTGCGTCGGCGAGGTCGACGTCGACGAGATCCCCTACCACGAGTTCAAGGAACAGTCGCTGGACGTCAAGGGGATCATCCGGACCGCCGAGTTCAGCCCCTACGCGAGCGTCCGAATCGTCGCCGGGAGCGCCTATTGA
- a CDS encoding basic secretory protein-like protein, whose amino-acid sequence MLPIALGLSLILAEPDAPVKKSPIAATVVSLLPTSGDHIRQYAFDGDDATTYTTDKPPAEGDSVTLTFDEPVLVRSVSIKGRGLDGGTLEGSTDGQAFESLTGVHDGTGNAEPKKSLKAVRFVPAKDAKEPLQIAEISVDSDPAVHRFAFPVEFVVDEVDDPELKPWADKAARECEKSYDLINEALKSDGYTPARVVHLSIKNGIDVPAYASGSRITGSAKWFKDHPGDVGAMIHESTHVVQRYRGRRNPGWLVEGVADYVRFVLYEPANIGRLNVNTARHDQSYRVTARFLDYVSRKYDKDFVLKLNKAMREGKYSEDLFKESTGKALADLGTEWKDSLTPQ is encoded by the coding sequence ATGCTCCCGATCGCCCTCGGCCTCTCCCTGATCCTCGCCGAACCCGACGCCCCTGTTAAGAAATCGCCCATCGCGGCCACCGTCGTCTCGTTGCTCCCGACATCCGGAGACCACATCCGACAGTACGCCTTCGACGGCGACGACGCGACGACCTACACGACCGACAAGCCTCCAGCGGAGGGCGACTCCGTCACTCTGACGTTCGACGAACCGGTCCTGGTTCGATCCGTCTCCATCAAGGGGCGCGGCCTTGACGGCGGAACGCTCGAAGGATCGACGGACGGCCAGGCGTTCGAGTCTTTGACGGGCGTCCATGACGGGACTGGAAACGCCGAGCCCAAGAAGTCGCTCAAGGCGGTCCGCTTCGTGCCTGCGAAGGACGCCAAGGAGCCGTTGCAGATCGCCGAGATCTCCGTCGACTCCGATCCCGCCGTCCATCGGTTCGCGTTCCCCGTCGAATTCGTCGTCGACGAGGTGGACGACCCTGAGTTGAAGCCCTGGGCCGATAAGGCCGCCCGCGAATGCGAGAAGTCTTACGACCTCATCAACGAGGCCCTCAAGAGCGACGGCTACACGCCGGCTCGTGTCGTCCATCTCTCAATCAAGAACGGGATCGACGTTCCCGCGTATGCCTCCGGCAGCAGGATCACCGGGTCCGCCAAGTGGTTCAAGGACCACCCTGGCGACGTGGGAGCCATGATCCACGAGTCGACTCACGTCGTTCAGCGATACCGAGGCCGGCGCAACCCAGGTTGGTTGGTCGAGGGCGTCGCGGATTACGTCCGCTTCGTTCTGTACGAGCCGGCCAACATCGGCCGCCTGAACGTCAACACGGCCCGTCACGATCAGAGCTATCGGGTGACGGCTCGGTTCCTCGACTACGTTTCGCGCAAGTACGACAAGGACTTTGTCCTCAAGCTGAACAAGGCCATGCGCGAAGGGAAGTATTCTGAAGATCTTTTCAAGGAATCGACCGGGAAGGCGCTGGCCGACCTCGGGACTGAATGGAAGGACTCGCTGACCCCGCAATGA
- a CDS encoding tetratricopeptide repeat protein yields the protein MTSTTTSEKAKPAATPPEALSRLRELYEAGDYLGAFQIAKRLGPMTRWPGAAAKVLAGRLAWQLGAVRLGLALPLRAWRDDPHDPEARYYRARTMLGRRGPLATLRFLDRTGGFDDASDEIRADWEATYAAALGGLRDFERAERRLEAAERMTPGRAWLLVERSSLLEMEDRYEEALAAAKEALAVQPWYRPAVQAYGHLLQLLDREADAIEFLTEADRRMCSGVIASQLAALQVEAGLNADAMATLDRYVELSPMMDSMTARWLAARRSDAAYRLGDVAGAVKYAREAGEGFFKEVADRMEAAEADARRVKLAVPFVRQHHETCAPATLSALARFWGRPADHLEVAEAICYDGTPDHRERSWAANHGWIAREFTVTWDAAVALLDRGVPFTLTTVEPGSAHLQAAIGYDARRGTLLIRDPSLPHEGEALAAPFFERYRSVGPRGMTLAPADRPELLADLRLPDEELYDRLHRIKVALARHDREAAASELQALTSEAPDHRLTLQARRVVAIYDADTSANLGALVSLRSQFPNDVNLRLFQLSCLREFGRRDDRLALYQEACAAPKADPILHRQYAEELLADAREQEHAERLARLALRARPTDAAAVSILARIAWNAGRREEAVELHRLAACLSDKDEWLARTYFSAARMLRREEEALQFMRDRVRRHSAKSSQPARTLHTALMSLDRATEAQEVLDSALRVRPHDGELLLFAAEANATIGRFDHASDLLEQARTWCRRGDWLRAAATLASGRGDLAGALTLWREVLESEPSAVDAVRSAASLLDDTEGRAAALDQLRAACERSPHNYSMHQTMVEFLRGEGPEVVEPALRRLLDVHPASAWGRRELAMLLSRAGGHDEAFAEMARATALEPESTFEAGIRGYLLENAGRLAEAREAYREAVRRDVDNEHPITRLVSTSETQSERREVLAFVAEELKRQVIYGDGLLAFARHARWTLGSDGLLEVLIKAWEARPDLWHAWSAVIDEHVSRSELEEAESLARRAADRFPLLPRVQLDLATVLRARNDVEGERAALNRALAINPGWGRAACSLAQSLEASGLYEESRAVLERAVRSSPMDPIVNGHLADALWHLGEKESARSRLEVALRLDPAYSWAWRSYAEWSNECGESDAALKLAREIVAARPGDARAWKALEAELTDADDLDERLKALEQAAAISPRDLEIHDRKAEILADAGRFDEAEAACAPAVFGDRTPLILRGRAAWVAAKSGDRALARTLMRSLLHEDPDYAWGWRRLTEWARDDEDNNAYLEAAENSARLYPDDPWVFGLLGQARLASGDRAGAKQAYTRAVDLAPEYDYALMELFDLQLESRELDEAGATLARLQRPDQDALAFVLAREIQLLAVRKEKGAALDALRRLLIAPDVESTWPWTSADETIVAAGWARAADAVYESALAQPDAAPRAGETWARRGGLLRALRVGRALRRIVPNGGEATIRALTAHIRHLGNLRQAVPLRLCLRRHGATIRDNLEAWAMTGYALRRTGRPRAVVKWISDWRDREGVTPWMLISLALSQRSIGNEAEANAIARAALELPEDGRSPWHSVWLALDAAVRGDLDATVKFAQPKITADFDGLHAYVQGLAQLLTNVERAEPSDRSRAATRAGKALKQLAQKHRVDPIDHKLALRAWRRTIRRLSSHVPAWRRPIARLWFETSPPRIG from the coding sequence ATGACGAGCACGACGACGTCAGAGAAGGCAAAGCCGGCCGCCACGCCCCCCGAGGCGCTGAGCCGACTCCGGGAACTCTACGAGGCCGGTGACTACCTCGGGGCCTTCCAGATCGCGAAACGCCTGGGCCCCATGACGCGGTGGCCTGGAGCGGCCGCCAAGGTGCTGGCCGGTCGACTGGCCTGGCAGCTCGGGGCCGTCCGCCTTGGGCTGGCGTTGCCGCTTCGCGCCTGGCGAGACGACCCGCACGACCCAGAAGCCCGTTACTATCGGGCGCGAACCATGCTCGGTCGTCGAGGGCCGCTGGCGACGCTGCGCTTCCTTGATCGAACCGGCGGTTTCGACGATGCCTCGGACGAAATCCGCGCCGACTGGGAAGCCACCTACGCCGCCGCCCTGGGCGGCCTGCGCGACTTCGAGCGTGCCGAGCGTCGTCTGGAAGCGGCCGAACGGATGACCCCTGGTCGCGCCTGGCTGCTCGTCGAGCGGTCGAGCCTGCTGGAGATGGAAGATCGATACGAGGAAGCTCTGGCCGCCGCGAAGGAAGCCCTGGCCGTCCAGCCCTGGTACCGCCCGGCCGTCCAGGCCTACGGCCATCTGCTTCAATTGCTGGATCGCGAGGCGGACGCGATCGAGTTTCTCACCGAGGCGGACCGCCGGATGTGTTCGGGCGTGATCGCCTCGCAACTGGCCGCTCTGCAGGTCGAGGCCGGCCTGAACGCCGACGCCATGGCAACGCTCGACCGCTACGTCGAGCTCTCGCCGATGATGGACTCCATGACGGCTCGGTGGCTGGCTGCAAGACGATCCGACGCTGCCTACCGACTGGGAGATGTGGCAGGCGCGGTGAAGTACGCTCGCGAGGCCGGCGAGGGTTTCTTCAAGGAGGTCGCCGATCGTATGGAGGCCGCCGAGGCGGACGCTCGTCGAGTTAAGCTGGCCGTCCCGTTCGTCCGGCAGCACCACGAAACCTGCGCCCCGGCGACGCTCTCAGCGCTCGCGCGTTTCTGGGGACGACCGGCGGACCATCTCGAAGTGGCGGAAGCGATCTGCTACGACGGCACCCCCGACCACCGCGAGCGGTCGTGGGCCGCGAACCACGGCTGGATCGCCCGCGAGTTCACCGTGACCTGGGATGCGGCCGTCGCGCTGCTGGACCGGGGCGTCCCGTTCACGCTCACTACGGTCGAGCCCGGCAGCGCCCACCTTCAGGCGGCGATCGGCTACGACGCACGCCGCGGCACGTTGTTGATCCGCGACCCCTCGCTCCCCCACGAGGGCGAGGCGCTCGCCGCCCCGTTTTTTGAGCGTTACCGGTCCGTCGGCCCGCGCGGAATGACTCTTGCGCCCGCAGATCGCCCGGAGTTGCTGGCGGATCTGAGGCTCCCCGACGAAGAGTTGTACGACCGACTGCACCGAATCAAGGTCGCTCTCGCGAGACACGACCGCGAAGCGGCGGCGTCCGAGCTACAGGCGTTGACCTCAGAGGCTCCCGACCATCGTCTCACGCTTCAGGCCCGCCGCGTGGTGGCGATCTACGACGCCGACACCTCGGCGAATCTCGGCGCGCTCGTCTCGCTTCGGAGTCAGTTCCCGAACGACGTTAACTTGCGACTCTTCCAGCTTTCTTGCCTGCGGGAGTTTGGACGTCGCGACGACCGTCTGGCCCTGTACCAGGAGGCCTGCGCAGCCCCCAAGGCTGACCCCATCCTTCATCGCCAGTACGCCGAGGAGTTGCTGGCCGACGCTCGCGAGCAAGAGCATGCGGAGCGGCTAGCCAGACTGGCTCTCCGCGCCAGGCCGACGGACGCCGCCGCGGTGTCGATCCTCGCCCGGATTGCCTGGAATGCTGGGCGTCGCGAGGAAGCCGTCGAGCTTCACCGGCTCGCTGCCTGTCTCAGCGATAAGGATGAATGGCTCGCGCGGACGTACTTCTCCGCCGCCCGGATGCTTCGCCGTGAGGAGGAAGCCCTCCAGTTCATGCGCGATCGCGTTCGCCGGCACTCCGCGAAATCGTCCCAGCCCGCGCGGACGCTGCACACGGCTCTCATGTCGCTCGATCGGGCGACCGAGGCTCAGGAGGTTCTTGATTCGGCGCTCAGAGTGCGCCCCCACGACGGCGAGTTGCTCCTTTTCGCCGCGGAAGCCAACGCCACGATCGGTCGGTTCGACCACGCTTCCGATCTCCTTGAGCAGGCGCGAACCTGGTGCCGCCGAGGCGATTGGCTTCGCGCAGCCGCAACCCTCGCGTCGGGCCGGGGCGACCTGGCTGGGGCGTTGACGCTCTGGCGGGAGGTCCTGGAGTCCGAACCGTCCGCCGTCGATGCAGTACGTTCCGCGGCGTCGCTGCTCGACGACACGGAAGGCCGCGCGGCCGCGCTCGACCAGTTGAGGGCCGCCTGCGAAAGATCCCCCCACAATTACTCGATGCACCAGACAATGGTGGAATTCCTCCGAGGGGAAGGACCGGAGGTCGTGGAGCCTGCGCTCCGTCGGCTGCTGGACGTCCACCCGGCCTCGGCGTGGGGTCGGCGCGAGCTAGCGATGCTCCTCAGTCGGGCGGGTGGTCACGATGAGGCCTTCGCCGAGATGGCCCGAGCAACCGCCCTGGAACCCGAATCCACCTTCGAGGCCGGCATCCGTGGCTATCTCCTGGAAAACGCCGGCCGGCTCGCCGAGGCGCGCGAAGCGTATCGAGAAGCCGTCCGGCGCGACGTGGACAACGAACACCCGATCACCCGCCTCGTATCGACCAGCGAGACGCAGTCCGAGCGTCGAGAGGTGCTCGCGTTCGTCGCTGAGGAGTTGAAGCGGCAGGTCATCTACGGCGACGGACTTCTCGCGTTCGCGCGACACGCCCGCTGGACGTTGGGATCGGATGGACTCCTCGAAGTCCTGATCAAAGCCTGGGAAGCCCGTCCCGACCTCTGGCACGCCTGGTCGGCCGTCATCGACGAACACGTCTCCCGCTCGGAACTGGAAGAGGCCGAGTCGCTCGCTCGTCGCGCCGCCGATCGGTTCCCACTGCTCCCCAGAGTCCAGTTGGATCTGGCGACGGTGCTCCGCGCACGGAATGACGTCGAGGGAGAACGGGCAGCCTTGAACCGGGCCCTGGCGATCAACCCGGGCTGGGGACGCGCGGCCTGTTCGCTGGCTCAATCGCTGGAAGCATCGGGACTCTATGAGGAATCGCGTGCGGTATTGGAGCGGGCCGTCCGATCCTCGCCGATGGACCCCATCGTCAATGGCCACCTGGCTGATGCACTGTGGCACCTCGGTGAGAAGGAATCCGCGCGCAGCCGACTCGAAGTCGCCCTGAGGCTCGACCCGGCTTACAGCTGGGCCTGGCGCTCCTACGCCGAATGGTCGAACGAGTGCGGCGAGTCTGACGCAGCCCTAAAGCTTGCGCGAGAGATCGTCGCCGCTCGCCCCGGCGATGCTCGAGCGTGGAAGGCCCTGGAAGCCGAGTTGACGGATGCCGACGACCTTGATGAACGACTGAAGGCGCTGGAACAGGCGGCCGCCATCTCGCCGCGCGACCTGGAGATCCATGACCGAAAGGCGGAGATCCTTGCCGACGCCGGCCGGTTCGACGAGGCCGAGGCCGCATGCGCCCCGGCCGTCTTCGGAGACCGCACGCCGTTGATCCTTCGCGGCCGTGCCGCGTGGGTCGCTGCGAAGAGCGGCGACCGCGCCCTGGCCCGAACCCTCATGCGCAGCCTCCTCCACGAAGATCCGGACTACGCCTGGGGATGGCGTCGGCTCACCGAATGGGCTCGCGACGACGAGGATAACAACGCCTACCTAGAAGCCGCGGAGAACTCGGCGCGACTCTATCCTGACGACCCGTGGGTGTTCGGCTTGCTCGGCCAGGCTCGCCTGGCCAGCGGCGATCGCGCTGGGGCGAAACAAGCTTACACCCGCGCCGTGGACCTCGCCCCCGAGTACGACTACGCCCTGATGGAGTTGTTCGATCTTCAGCTCGAAAGTCGTGAGTTGGACGAAGCCGGTGCGACGCTCGCCAGGCTTCAGCGGCCGGACCAGGACGCTCTGGCGTTCGTGTTGGCCAGGGAGATCCAGCTTCTCGCCGTGAGGAAGGAAAAGGGTGCCGCGCTCGACGCACTCAGAAGACTCCTCATCGCCCCCGACGTCGAATCCACCTGGCCCTGGACTTCGGCCGACGAGACCATCGTCGCGGCAGGGTGGGCTCGCGCGGCGGACGCGGTCTATGAGTCGGCGCTCGCTCAGCCTGACGCAGCGCCCAGGGCCGGCGAAACGTGGGCCAGGCGGGGCGGCCTCTTGCGCGCTCTGCGAGTCGGTCGCGCCCTCCGTCGGATCGTCCCGAACGGCGGCGAGGCGACGATCAGGGCGTTGACGGCCCACATCCGGCATCTGGGGAACTTGCGGCAGGCCGTCCCCCTCAGGCTTTGCCTCCGTCGACACGGGGCCACGATCCGCGACAACCTTGAGGCCTGGGCAATGACTGGCTACGCCCTGCGACGGACCGGCCGTCCCCGCGCCGTTGTGAAGTGGATCAGCGATTGGCGCGACAGAGAAGGCGTAACCCCCTGGATGCTGATCAGCCTCGCGCTCTCCCAGAGGTCGATCGGGAACGAGGCCGAGGCGAATGCGATCGCCCGCGCGGCTCTCGAATTGCCGGAAGACGGTCGCTCGCCCTGGCACTCGGTCTGGCTGGCGCTCGACGCGGCGGTGCGAGGCGACCTCGACGCGACCGTGAAGTTCGCCCAGCCGAAGATCACCGCCGATTTCGACGGCCTGCACGCGTACGTCCAGGGGCTGGCGCAACTCCTTACAAACGTCGAAAGAGCCGAGCCCTCGGATCGGTCGCGAGCCGCCACCCGTGCCGGAAAAGCCCTCAAGCAACTGGCTCAGAAACACAGGGTGGACCCAATCGACCATAAACTTGCCCTCCGCGCCTGGCGGCGGACGATCCGTCGACTCTCCAGTCACGTCCCCGCGTGGCGTCGACCGATCGCGCGTCTGTGGTTCGAGACGAGTCCGCCTCGGATCGGTTGA
- a CDS encoding diacylglycerol/lipid kinase family protein has translation MRPADGPIGAPGPPAVEATAGGWVGVVANPASGLGLSRRKADRLIAALRELGFDAEPAWTPADRASMVARANADSSCRCLVAVGGDGTVSALVNERPLVPITILPTGTENLAARHFRLKGDPVGLAGTIVEGKVVPVDVGLANGRRFLLMTGFGFDGDVVTRHHGTRTASGYVRTTHRAAYVEPILRASFSYAFPRIAVRIEDPGAEETLVGTTIFAFNLPRYALNLPFAPAARQDDGFLDLVVFRDPGPFQALYYLWRVVRGTHLQLSGVYHRRVRKITLSSRGVVPVQIDGDPGGRLLPISPASGRLHTVDRDSPTTCDLWSIEVLPKALSVIVHPSWTPASRRAALAGGGLFG, from the coding sequence ATGCGACCAGCGGACGGGCCGATAGGAGCGCCCGGGCCGCCCGCGGTCGAAGCGACCGCCGGCGGCTGGGTCGGAGTGGTGGCGAATCCGGCCTCAGGCCTGGGGCTGAGTCGTCGCAAGGCCGATCGACTCATCGCCGCACTTCGCGAATTGGGGTTCGACGCCGAACCCGCCTGGACGCCCGCCGACCGCGCATCAATGGTCGCGCGGGCCAACGCCGATTCGTCCTGCCGTTGCCTGGTGGCGGTGGGAGGCGATGGCACAGTCTCGGCTCTCGTCAACGAGAGGCCGCTCGTCCCGATCACCATCCTCCCCACGGGGACCGAGAATCTCGCCGCTCGCCATTTCAGGCTAAAGGGCGATCCGGTGGGACTTGCTGGGACGATCGTGGAGGGGAAGGTCGTCCCTGTCGACGTCGGCCTGGCGAATGGGCGTCGATTCTTGCTGATGACCGGATTCGGGTTCGACGGCGACGTCGTCACTCGCCATCACGGGACGCGGACGGCCTCGGGGTACGTCCGCACCACCCACCGCGCCGCCTACGTCGAGCCCATCCTCCGAGCCAGCTTTTCTTACGCCTTCCCCAGGATCGCCGTTCGGATCGAGGATCCCGGCGCGGAGGAGACGCTGGTTGGGACCACGATCTTCGCCTTCAATCTCCCTCGATACGCCCTGAACCTTCCGTTCGCCCCGGCTGCACGTCAGGACGACGGGTTTCTGGACCTGGTCGTCTTCCGGGATCCCGGACCGTTCCAGGCCCTCTATTATCTTTGGCGGGTCGTGCGGGGGACGCATTTGCAGCTTTCCGGCGTGTATCATCGTCGAGTTCGGAAGATCACGCTTTCGTCGAGGGGGGTCGTCCCGGTTCAGATCGACGGCGACCCCGGGGGACGGCTCCTCCCGATCTCGCCGGCTTCCGGACGTCTTCACACGGTCGATCGGGACTCTCCCACGACCTGCGATCTCTGGTCGATCGAGGTTTTGCCAAAAGCGCTTAGCGTGATCGTTCACCCCTCGTGGACGCCTGCGTCCCGCCGGGCTGCCCTCGCCGGTGGCGGCCTCTTCGGTTAA
- the kdsA gene encoding 3-deoxy-8-phosphooctulonate synthase, with protein sequence MNVPNPVTIGPVQIGNGRPLALIAGPCVMEPGDMTRRIAGRLVEICGELKIPLIFKASFDKANRSSGSSFRGPGLEGGMEIFRKIKAETGLPVTTDVHETIQAAPIAETVDLLQIPAFLARQTDLLEAAAVTRRPVNVKKGQFMAPWDMKNVVDKLQEFGAAGTLLTERGTTFGYGRLVNDMRAIPQMQATGAPVVFDATHSVQLPSAGEGGKTSSGQREMIPTLARAAVAAGCDALFLEVHPEPDKALSDGPNSLRLDDLPGLLRSLLRIREALAG encoded by the coding sequence TTGAACGTCCCCAACCCGGTGACGATCGGCCCGGTCCAGATCGGAAACGGACGTCCTCTCGCCCTCATCGCCGGCCCCTGCGTCATGGAGCCAGGCGACATGACGCGGCGGATCGCGGGGCGGCTCGTCGAGATCTGCGGCGAACTCAAGATCCCGCTGATCTTCAAGGCGTCGTTCGACAAGGCCAACCGTTCGTCGGGCTCCAGCTTCCGGGGGCCGGGGCTGGAAGGCGGCATGGAGATCTTTCGTAAGATCAAGGCGGAAACCGGACTTCCGGTGACGACCGACGTCCACGAGACGATTCAGGCCGCCCCCATCGCCGAGACCGTCGATCTGCTGCAGATCCCCGCGTTCCTGGCCCGCCAGACCGACCTTCTTGAAGCCGCCGCCGTCACTCGCAGGCCGGTGAACGTCAAGAAGGGGCAGTTCATGGCCCCTTGGGACATGAAGAACGTCGTGGACAAGCTCCAGGAGTTCGGAGCGGCCGGGACCCTGTTGACCGAGCGGGGCACGACCTTCGGATACGGTCGGCTGGTCAATGACATGCGGGCGATCCCCCAGATGCAGGCGACGGGCGCGCCTGTGGTCTTCGACGCAACTCACTCCGTTCAACTCCCCAGCGCCGGGGAGGGGGGAAAGACCAGCTCCGGCCAGCGCGAGATGATCCCGACTCTCGCCAGGGCGGCCGTCGCCGCCGGCTGCGACGCCCTTTTCCTGGAAGTTCATCCCGAGCCCGACAAGGCCCTCTCCGACGGCCCCAACTCGCTTCGTTTGGATGATCTCCCGGGCCTCCTGCGATCGCTGCTTCGGATTCGCGAAGCTCTCGCCGGCTGA